In Prochlorococcus marinus str. MIT 1214, one DNA window encodes the following:
- the recO gene encoding DNA repair protein RecO, translating to MSLNQRMKGLSLKVGPLGENDRLLTILSEENGISRLAIPGARKPKSRLGATSPFNFLDLHIIGKKNLRRVTQIKIIKSYGNLGKNIETLSAAQAISELVMIMVGSEDPQKDLLKLVLIHLNRLNELHKKDFNSLEALAISVQSCIHLLALGGYCLPLQNCCHSGSKLIPPLGKWSWKCSFIPEEGFAIGTIPNARTELNPSELALLQKLLLEKVPFHSNGKLLGPKKVWLKLLKIVETWIETHLQRRITSLQMMREVIISNDLNTK from the coding sequence ATGAGTTTGAATCAAAGAATGAAAGGACTGTCTTTAAAAGTTGGTCCTCTTGGTGAGAATGACAGGCTTTTAACCATACTTAGTGAAGAAAATGGAATATCTCGTCTTGCTATACCAGGAGCAAGAAAACCCAAAAGTAGACTGGGGGCAACGTCACCTTTTAATTTTTTAGATTTACACATAATCGGCAAAAAAAATCTTAGACGAGTAACACAAATAAAGATTATTAAGAGTTATGGGAACCTTGGAAAAAACATCGAAACACTTTCAGCAGCACAAGCCATTTCCGAGCTAGTTATGATTATGGTTGGGAGTGAAGACCCGCAAAAAGATTTACTTAAACTAGTTTTAATCCATTTAAATAGACTAAATGAATTACATAAAAAAGATTTTAATTCATTAGAAGCCTTAGCAATAAGTGTTCAATCATGCATTCATTTATTAGCTCTAGGCGGATATTGCTTACCACTTCAAAACTGTTGTCATTCTGGCTCCAAGCTGATACCCCCTCTTGGGAAATGGAGCTGGAAGTGTAGCTTTATTCCTGAAGAAGGTTTTGCAATTGGAACAATACCTAATGCAAGAACTGAGCTAAATCCATCTGAGCTTGCTTTACTTCAAAAACTCTTACTAGAAAAAGTACCTTTCCACAGTAACGGAAAATTATTGGGTCCTAAAAAAGTCTGGTTAAAACTACTGAAAATTGTTGAAACCTGGATTGAGACTCATTTACAACGAAGAAT
- a CDS encoding 2-deoxyribose-5-phosphate aldolase → MSKHRLEEAHANISNVIYQAVLNPHIDKEMLVQICDASKQNGFAGLCTSLSHLPFTRERLGIKSTTKLISVIAFPFGFIPTFNKLKEAEYAIEKGAEELDLVPNYFALKEGNVELFAEEINQISELGIPVRVIIDANTLLNSSKLSIAIDALIDAGAIGIQIGNGFGPSITKNQTNHISKIVKNRCSIKTVGGIKTFDQAIEIIEAGSTYIGTSFGFEIAEEQKKKEE, encoded by the coding sequence ATGAGTAAACACAGGTTGGAAGAAGCTCATGCCAATATTTCTAATGTGATTTATCAAGCAGTCTTAAATCCTCATATCGATAAAGAAATGCTTGTTCAAATTTGTGATGCATCCAAGCAAAATGGCTTTGCAGGTTTATGCACCAGCCTTTCCCATTTACCATTTACACGTGAAAGGTTAGGGATCAAAAGTACTACAAAATTAATCTCAGTAATTGCCTTCCCTTTTGGGTTTATCCCAACTTTCAACAAACTAAAAGAAGCCGAGTATGCTATCGAGAAAGGAGCAGAAGAGTTAGATCTTGTCCCAAATTATTTTGCATTAAAAGAAGGAAATGTCGAACTTTTTGCTGAGGAAATCAATCAAATAAGTGAGCTTGGTATTCCAGTAAGAGTAATCATTGATGCAAATACACTCTTAAATTCATCAAAACTTTCCATAGCAATAGATGCTTTAATTGATGCGGGGGCAATTGGGATTCAAATAGGTAATGGGTTTGGTCCATCTATCACCAAGAATCAAACTAATCATATCTCTAAAATTGTTAAAAATCGCTGCTCAATTAAAACTGTTGGAGGTATTAAAACTTTTGATCAAGCAATAGAAATCATTGAAGCAGGATCAACATATATTGGTACAAGTTTTGGTTTTGAAATTGCCGAAGAACAGAAGAAAAAGGAAGAATGA
- the hpf gene encoding ribosome hibernation-promoting factor, HPF/YfiA family, translated as MKLLIHGRNLELTPSLRDYTKTKIDKATHNFQEMVQEADVHLSVARNPRVPQQTAEVTVFANGTVIRAQERSENLYASIDLVANKLARQLRKYKERHSSHNVHNNQSTKSVQNEETQNFSSSDHSLIEGKEPHLPSPGVRRKYFDMDPMSIEQARVQLDLIDHDFYLFREEKGSALRVIYKRNHGGYGVIQEKI; from the coding sequence ATGAAGCTTCTTATTCATGGACGCAATCTTGAATTAACTCCATCACTTCGTGATTACACCAAAACAAAAATTGATAAAGCAACTCACAATTTTCAAGAAATGGTTCAAGAAGCTGATGTCCACCTCTCAGTCGCTCGAAATCCTCGCGTGCCGCAACAGACAGCAGAGGTGACTGTTTTTGCAAACGGAACAGTGATAAGAGCCCAAGAAAGAAGTGAAAATCTTTATGCAAGCATCGACCTGGTAGCAAATAAACTTGCACGACAATTACGTAAGTACAAAGAGCGACATAGCAGTCACAATGTTCATAATAATCAGTCGACGAAATCAGTCCAAAACGAAGAAACTCAAAATTTTTCTTCCTCAGATCATTCACTAATTGAAGGTAAAGAACCACATCTACCTAGCCCAGGAGTAAGACGCAAATATTTTGATATGGATCCTATGAGCATTGAGCAAGCAAGAGTACAATTAGACCTAATTGATCATGACTTCTATTTATTTAGAGAGGAAAAAGGATCAGCTTTGCGAGTCATATACAAGAGAAATCACGGAGGATATGGCGTAATCCAAGAAAAAATATAA
- the lipB gene encoding lipoyl(octanoyl) transferase LipB produces the protein MNKKLHSVSPESGPNSNLDLTPQFAQFSSAFLFEPKNIVPFETALGWQKNFQKSLIEEPFSPQAVWLLEHFSCFTIGRGSDKKHLLFEENKSPFPVFSIERGGEVTHHMPGQIVGYLVLNLSLHKKDLSWYLRELEQVLIDVLDLLGIEGKRVDGLTGVWCEDKKVGSIGIGCKRWVTQHGFSLNVDCDLIGFEKIIPCGLDKVKLGKLSDWIPGIKVCDVKPLLRESVKRRFKLHWENI, from the coding sequence ATGAATAAGAAGCTTCATTCTGTTTCGCCTGAATCAGGGCCTAATAGCAACTTAGATCTAACCCCTCAATTTGCACAATTTTCTTCCGCTTTTCTTTTTGAACCTAAAAATATTGTGCCATTTGAGACTGCCTTAGGTTGGCAGAAGAATTTTCAGAAAAGTCTTATTGAGGAACCGTTTTCACCACAAGCAGTATGGTTGCTTGAACATTTTTCTTGCTTCACTATTGGTCGGGGTAGCGACAAAAAACATTTGTTATTCGAAGAAAATAAATCTCCTTTCCCTGTTTTTAGTATTGAGAGAGGAGGTGAAGTCACGCATCACATGCCTGGTCAGATCGTTGGATACCTGGTTTTAAATTTGAGTCTTCATAAAAAAGATCTATCTTGGTATTTGAGAGAATTGGAACAAGTGCTGATTGACGTTCTTGACTTGTTGGGAATAGAGGGGAAGAGGGTAGATGGCTTAACAGGTGTTTGGTGTGAAGATAAAAAGGTTGGTTCAATAGGAATTGGTTGCAAAAGATGGGTGACTCAACATGGATTTTCCCTAAATGTAGATTGCGATCTTATTGGCTTTGAGAAGATAATTCCTTGTGGACTGGATAAAGTGAAATTAGGTAAATTGAGTGATTGGATACCTGGCATCAAAGTCTGTGACGTTAAGCCTCTTTTAAGGGAATCTGTGAAAAGACGTTTTAAATTGCACTGGGAAAACATATAA
- a CDS encoding AMP-binding protein, whose protein sequence is MTKTKLKDALAFWIPNSKEEKAINRRSHLEKITQVDEIWELLKVQLGDVLAVDSPHTFHQDSFTYEELAENISKAAFAFTQIGVGPDDVVALFAENSPRWLIADQGLMRIGAADSVRGATAPPSELRYILEDSNAIGLIVQNFDVWERLSLNDDQINNLKFVLQLEGKASEGVLEWESFLKKGLNKENVSNREKIIERKPTRIATILYTSGTTGKPKGVPLTHSNLLHQIRSLACVANPSPGAPVLSVLPIWHSYERSAEYYFFSCGCTQSYTSIRHLKEDLPRVKPIVMATVPRLWESIKLGFEDAVEKMPRLRKILIKGAISNSKAYKLARRKFYSLTINSVSNLEQTISLIEILIRYPIHRISSIYLWPKILTKICGGRLRFPISGGGAIAPHIDSFFEALGVELLVGYGLTETSPVLTCRRPWRNIRGGAGQPLPETEIKIVDPETFQIKKLRQKGLVLARGPQIMAGYLGKRSESKKVLDAGGWFNTGDLGMLLADGSLILTGRAKDMIVLSSGENIEPGPLEECLIASPLIEQALLLGQDQKHLAALIVPRIDYVKAWQAERGVKAQVVLGLSPENHELRQSLRLEMNKVLANRFASRREERLFEIALVEPFTIENGLLTQTLKQKREKIIQRDLKLINEIYGL, encoded by the coding sequence ATGACAAAAACCAAACTTAAAGATGCTTTAGCTTTTTGGATTCCAAATAGTAAAGAAGAAAAAGCAATTAATAGAAGATCTCATCTTGAGAAGATCACTCAAGTCGATGAGATTTGGGAACTATTAAAAGTTCAGTTGGGCGATGTATTAGCAGTTGATTCACCGCATACTTTTCACCAAGACAGTTTTACATATGAAGAACTTGCTGAAAATATTTCTAAGGCAGCATTTGCCTTTACTCAGATCGGGGTAGGACCTGATGATGTGGTTGCTCTTTTTGCAGAAAATAGTCCAAGATGGCTTATTGCAGACCAAGGTCTTATGCGAATAGGAGCAGCAGACTCTGTAAGAGGTGCTACTGCTCCGCCAAGTGAGCTTAGATATATTCTTGAGGATTCAAATGCGATTGGATTGATCGTTCAAAACTTCGATGTATGGGAGAGACTTTCTCTTAATGATGATCAAATAAATAATTTGAAATTTGTTCTTCAACTTGAGGGTAAAGCTAGTGAAGGCGTTCTTGAATGGGAGAGTTTTTTGAAGAAAGGGTTGAATAAAGAAAATGTAAGTAACCGGGAGAAAATAATTGAGAGGAAACCAACAAGAATAGCTACCATTCTATACACTTCTGGAACGACAGGTAAACCAAAAGGCGTTCCACTAACACACTCTAATTTATTACATCAAATTAGGTCTCTTGCCTGCGTAGCAAACCCTTCTCCTGGGGCCCCAGTCTTAAGTGTTTTACCCATTTGGCATTCATATGAACGTAGTGCGGAATATTATTTTTTTTCTTGTGGTTGTACTCAAAGTTATACATCAATAAGGCATCTAAAGGAAGATTTGCCAAGGGTTAAGCCAATAGTAATGGCAACAGTTCCAAGGCTTTGGGAATCAATAAAGTTAGGTTTTGAGGACGCTGTTGAGAAAATGCCAAGGCTGAGAAAGATTTTGATAAAAGGTGCGATTTCTAATAGTAAGGCATATAAATTGGCAAGAAGAAAATTTTATTCTTTAACTATTAATAGTGTTTCTAATTTAGAACAAACCATCTCTCTTATAGAGATTCTAATACGGTATCCAATTCATAGAATTTCTTCTATTTACTTATGGCCAAAAATCCTTACCAAGATTTGTGGAGGAAGATTGAGATTCCCAATTAGTGGTGGAGGTGCAATTGCTCCGCATATTGATTCTTTCTTTGAAGCTTTAGGTGTTGAATTATTAGTTGGTTATGGTTTGACGGAGACTAGTCCAGTCCTCACTTGTAGAAGACCTTGGAGAAATATACGTGGAGGTGCAGGTCAACCATTACCAGAGACTGAGATAAAGATTGTAGATCCAGAAACTTTCCAAATAAAAAAGCTGCGTCAAAAAGGTTTGGTTCTTGCTCGTGGTCCTCAAATTATGGCTGGTTATTTAGGAAAACGATCAGAATCGAAGAAGGTTTTAGATGCTGGCGGCTGGTTTAATACTGGAGATTTAGGGATGTTGCTTGCTGATGGATCCTTAATCCTGACTGGAAGAGCAAAAGATATGATTGTGCTAAGTAGTGGAGAAAATATTGAGCCTGGTCCTTTGGAGGAATGCTTAATTGCAAGTCCATTGATTGAGCAAGCTTTGCTACTGGGTCAAGATCAAAAACATCTTGCTGCTTTGATTGTTCCAAGAATTGATTACGTCAAAGCATGGCAGGCAGAAAGAGGTGTGAAGGCACAAGTTGTTCTTGGACTATCCCCTGAAAATCATGAATTAAGACAATCTCTAAGATTGGAAATGAATAAAGTTCTTGCAAATCGTTTTGCATCTCGAAGAGAAGAGAGATTATTTGAAATTGCTTTAGTAGAGCCATTTACAATAGAAAATGGCTTGTTAACGCAAACTCTTAAGCAAAAACGTGAAAAAATTATTCAACGTGATTTAAAACTTATAAATGAAATATATGGTTTGTAA
- a CDS encoding YlqD family protein, producing the protein MDSISIKRSITVRAVVTPSWKEEAERELSNAISAIDQQLGELEKEGQQIVDGIRRQSSNPLDPRVQEQVAQVQTQVASKRSEFEEQKRNLLLQQSQVRELEMEQIVEQGQIDSFCDLKVGDNLVRKMGVSILVRDGVVEAIDQV; encoded by the coding sequence GTGGACTCAATTTCTATAAAACGTTCAATAACGGTCAGAGCAGTTGTAACACCTTCATGGAAAGAGGAGGCTGAGCGCGAATTAAGTAATGCAATTTCAGCAATAGATCAGCAACTTGGTGAATTAGAAAAAGAAGGACAACAAATTGTTGATGGTATTAGACGTCAGAGCTCTAATCCCCTTGATCCAAGAGTTCAAGAGCAAGTGGCTCAAGTTCAGACTCAAGTTGCTTCTAAGAGATCAGAATTTGAAGAACAAAAAAGAAATCTTCTGTTACAGCAATCTCAAGTTCGTGAGTTAGAGATGGAACAAATCGTTGAGCAAGGACAAATTGACAGTTTTTGCGATTTAAAAGTTGGTGATAACTTAGTCAGAAAAATGGGTGTGAGTATTTTGGTACGAGATGGCGTAGTAGAGGCAATTGATCAAGTTTGA
- a CDS encoding dihydrolipoamide acetyltransferase family protein — MATHDIFMPALSSTMTEGKIVEWLKKPGDKVERGESVLVVESDKADMDVESFQDGFLASIVMPAGSSAPVGETIGLIVETADEIAAAQANAPSPSPQSASQEKENSSTQVQEKHASVDSPKAKVITEEPPAPLVSESTVNQDQFLNNGRIVASPRAKKLASQMGVDLATVRGSGPHGRIQAEDIQSAKGQPISVPWIAESNAPAKIVSDVPRIEKKSVDSGKPPAPGKSFGSRGETIAFNTLQQAVNRNMEESLNTPCFRVGYSILTDELDDLYKQVKPNGVTMTALLAKAVGLTLARHPQVNAAFSSEGIAYPSQINVAVAVAMEDGGLITPVLQNADTTSLADLSLQWADLVKRARNKQLEPQEYSSGTFTLSNLGMFGVDRFDAILPPGTGAILAVGASLSKVVASKDGSISIKKQMQVNLTADHRVIYGADGALFLKDLAYLIEKKPYSLSS, encoded by the coding sequence ATGGCCACTCATGACATTTTTATGCCTGCTTTAAGTTCAACAATGACCGAGGGCAAAATAGTTGAGTGGCTAAAAAAACCTGGAGATAAAGTTGAGAGAGGTGAGTCAGTTTTAGTTGTTGAGTCAGATAAAGCTGATATGGATGTTGAGTCTTTCCAAGATGGCTTTCTTGCATCGATTGTGATGCCTGCTGGTAGCTCTGCACCTGTTGGAGAGACAATTGGATTGATTGTTGAGACAGCAGATGAGATCGCAGCGGCTCAAGCCAACGCACCTTCTCCTTCCCCTCAATCAGCTAGTCAAGAAAAAGAGAATTCATCGACTCAAGTTCAAGAAAAACATGCCTCTGTTGACTCTCCTAAAGCAAAAGTAATTACAGAGGAACCTCCTGCACCTCTTGTCTCAGAATCCACTGTAAATCAGGATCAGTTTTTAAATAATGGTCGCATAGTCGCTTCCCCAAGAGCTAAAAAACTTGCTTCTCAAATGGGAGTAGATTTGGCAACTGTTAGGGGCTCAGGACCTCATGGACGTATACAAGCTGAGGATATTCAAAGTGCAAAAGGGCAACCCATAAGCGTTCCTTGGATTGCTGAAAGTAATGCTCCAGCGAAAATTGTTTCTGACGTGCCTCGGATAGAAAAAAAATCTGTTGACTCTGGTAAGCCACCTGCTCCAGGAAAAAGTTTTGGATCCAGAGGGGAAACAATTGCATTCAACACTCTTCAACAAGCTGTAAATCGGAACATGGAGGAAAGTTTAAATACTCCTTGTTTCAGAGTCGGATACTCAATTCTTACTGATGAATTGGATGATCTTTATAAACAAGTTAAACCTAATGGAGTAACTATGACTGCTTTACTTGCTAAAGCAGTTGGCTTAACCCTCGCTAGGCACCCCCAGGTTAATGCAGCTTTTAGTTCTGAGGGGATTGCCTATCCTTCACAAATAAATGTAGCCGTTGCGGTTGCAATGGAGGATGGAGGCTTGATAACTCCAGTGCTGCAAAATGCTGATACGACCAGTCTTGCTGATTTATCCCTACAGTGGGCTGATCTTGTTAAGCGTGCGAGGAATAAGCAATTAGAACCTCAAGAATATAGCAGTGGTACGTTTACACTCTCGAATCTAGGTATGTTTGGTGTGGATCGTTTTGATGCGATTCTGCCCCCAGGCACTGGAGCAATTTTAGCGGTAGGAGCTTCCTTGTCTAAAGTTGTTGCTTCTAAAGATGGTTCGATTTCAATCAAGAAACAGATGCAAGTAAATCTTACCGCTGATCACAGAGTGATCTATGGAGCTGATGGAGCACTATTTCTGAAGGATTTGGCATACTTAATCGAAAAGAAACCTTATAGCCTCTCGTCTTGA
- the queA gene encoding tRNA preQ1(34) S-adenosylmethionine ribosyltransferase-isomerase QueA: protein MLDQKDSLLSSYNYDLPNDLIAQSPIKSRHDAKLMIVKDGLGDSLNLVHAKVWDIKDILKTGDLLVVNNTRVVKARLKIRLSRGGLGELLLMEPRGNGRWLCLARPARRMRGGDQLCLDTSPDNSLILKVIDKDERTGGRIIQFSNEFTSWMEMENLLDLCGEVPLPPYIDKDKSSGHEESYQTRFASKPGAIAAPTAGLHLSDELIENLKIRGIRIAQITLHVGLGTFRPLEKEDLSHLHLHSEWIEVTEEAIKAITNCKEDGGKVFAVGTTSVRALEAAYLSGRGTLKPYEGKVDLVIKPGFKFSVIDGLLTNFHLPKSSLLLLVSALIGRKRLLKLYKHAISNKYRFFSYGDAMLITPESVI from the coding sequence GTGTTAGATCAAAAAGATAGTCTTTTAAGCTCATATAACTATGATTTACCAAATGATTTAATTGCACAATCACCTATCAAGAGTAGGCATGATGCTAAATTGATGATTGTTAAAGATGGCCTAGGTGATTCTTTAAACCTTGTGCATGCAAAGGTATGGGACATAAAGGATATCTTGAAGACTGGTGATCTTTTAGTTGTTAATAATACGCGAGTTGTTAAAGCAAGATTGAAAATTCGGTTATCAAGAGGAGGTTTAGGTGAATTATTGCTAATGGAACCGAGGGGTAATGGCCGATGGCTTTGTCTTGCTCGTCCTGCTAGACGTATGAGAGGAGGTGATCAATTATGCTTGGATACGTCACCAGATAATTCTTTAATCTTAAAAGTTATTGATAAGGATGAGAGAACAGGCGGAAGAATTATTCAATTTTCAAATGAGTTTACTAGTTGGATGGAGATGGAAAATTTACTTGATTTATGTGGAGAAGTCCCATTGCCTCCATATATAGATAAGGATAAATCTAGTGGTCATGAGGAAAGCTATCAGACTAGATTTGCTTCGAAACCAGGAGCTATCGCTGCTCCCACAGCGGGATTACATCTAAGTGATGAACTTATAGAAAATTTAAAAATCAGAGGTATTAGAATTGCACAAATTACTTTGCATGTCGGCTTAGGAACTTTTAGACCATTAGAGAAAGAAGATCTATCTCATTTGCATTTACATAGTGAGTGGATAGAGGTTACTGAAGAGGCCATCAAAGCTATAACTAATTGCAAGGAGGATGGGGGGAAAGTCTTTGCTGTTGGTACTACAAGTGTGAGAGCCCTTGAGGCTGCTTACCTCTCAGGAAGAGGAACTTTGAAGCCGTATGAGGGCAAAGTGGATTTAGTAATTAAACCAGGATTTAAATTTTCCGTCATTGATGGATTGCTCACTAATTTCCACTTACCTAAAAGTTCCCTATTACTTTTAGTTAGCGCTCTAATTGGTCGAAAACGTCTGTTGAAACTTTATAAACATGCTATTTCTAACAAATATCGATTTTTCTCTTATGGAGACGCGATGTTGATAACTCCGGAGTCAGTTATATAA
- the cysK gene encoding cysteine synthase A yields the protein MSRIYEDNSFAIGRTPLVKLNSITKKAKATVLAKIEGRNPAYSVKCRIGANMIWDAEKKGLLNKDKVIIEPTSGNTGIALAYTAAARGYKLILTMPESMSIERRRMMAVLGAELILTEAAKGMPGAIAKAKEIADSDPQKYFMPGQFDNPANPEIHFKTTGPEIWDDTDGQIDVLVSGVGTGGTITGVSRFIKQEKNHSLLSVAVEPTHSPVITQTLNGEEVKPGPHKIQGIGAGFIPKNLDLSVVDQVEQVSNDESIAMALRLAQEEGLLVGISCGAAAAVALRLAEKEEFSGKTIVVVLPDLAERYISSVMFENVPTGVIKDPSLA from the coding sequence ATGTCCAGAATCTATGAAGACAATAGTTTTGCTATTGGTCGTACACCATTAGTTAAGCTCAATTCGATTACAAAAAAAGCAAAAGCAACAGTACTTGCAAAAATAGAAGGCCGTAACCCTGCCTACAGCGTCAAATGTAGAATTGGAGCGAATATGATCTGGGATGCTGAGAAGAAAGGTTTACTCAATAAAGATAAAGTCATTATTGAACCAACATCTGGAAATACTGGTATAGCCCTTGCTTATACAGCTGCTGCTCGAGGTTACAAGTTAATTCTCACAATGCCTGAGTCCATGTCAATTGAACGTCGGAGAATGATGGCCGTTCTTGGTGCTGAATTAATACTTACTGAAGCAGCAAAAGGAATGCCTGGCGCCATTGCGAAAGCTAAGGAAATAGCAGATAGCGACCCTCAAAAATACTTCATGCCAGGACAATTTGATAATCCAGCTAATCCAGAAATACATTTCAAAACAACAGGTCCTGAAATTTGGGATGATACCGATGGTCAAATTGATGTTTTAGTCTCCGGCGTCGGGACTGGTGGAACAATAACAGGTGTTTCTCGCTTCATAAAGCAAGAAAAAAATCATTCATTATTATCTGTTGCCGTAGAGCCCACTCATAGCCCAGTAATAACACAAACTCTCAATGGAGAAGAAGTAAAACCCGGCCCTCACAAAATTCAAGGCATTGGAGCTGGATTTATTCCTAAGAATCTTGACTTATCCGTAGTCGATCAAGTTGAGCAAGTCTCTAATGATGAGTCTATTGCAATGGCATTACGTTTAGCACAAGAAGAAGGTCTACTAGTTGGCATATCATGTGGTGCCGCTGCAGCTGTGGCCTTAAGACTGGCCGAAAAAGAAGAGTTTTCAGGAAAGACAATCGTTGTAGTTCTACCTGACCTTGCCGAAAGATATATCTCATCCGTAATGTTTGAGAATGTTCCTACAGGCGTTATTAAAGATCCATCATTAGCTTGA
- a CDS encoding PLP-dependent transferase: MTERNLLTDPCWSAKDLGEPLPNRPHAVSVALPRWEDVIAYEEKVPACIDSLKAIYPRFGFNPFVAEVARKSLGFHGESQQSSWPYPNRASALSAQKYCHRKFSDCSSKIKEFLGISFLIVDQRSTPSAKAFWQHTGLGLSSREAAIALGRERMPSASDGHYARGKLIKRLANIYDCDNSLIRLHRSGMAALTTILSAIYCIKGASSTLQIGFPYVDVLKLPQIIFHGSDLIVQTKLSHIKEEIEKKNPAALIIEIPSNPLLQCVDLISISKLAKDKNIPVIVDDTIGSSINVHLTPYADVIFSSLTKSFAGRGDILAGSSVISPYSKWKKELTEIIPKVSLSTLSDSDAIELELTSRDIKDRLKRLNTSCLKLKEKLETKKEVSKVLHPQHCKNFNSLLKKGGGFGCLLSFELKGGIEESKRVYDSLRVNKGPSLGTNFTLVCPYVQLAHFKELKWAESCGVSEHLLRVSVGLENEDELWSRFNSVI; encoded by the coding sequence TTGACTGAAAGAAATTTGCTTACTGATCCTTGCTGGAGTGCTAAAGATTTAGGAGAGCCTCTACCGAATAGGCCACATGCCGTATCTGTTGCTTTACCCAGATGGGAAGATGTAATCGCCTACGAAGAGAAGGTTCCAGCCTGTATAGATTCATTAAAAGCAATTTATCCTAGATTTGGTTTTAACCCTTTTGTTGCGGAGGTGGCTCGTAAATCACTTGGATTTCATGGTGAATCACAGCAAAGTAGTTGGCCCTATCCCAATAGAGCTTCTGCCTTGAGTGCTCAAAAATATTGTCATCGAAAATTTTCTGATTGTTCTTCAAAAATAAAAGAGTTTCTTGGTATTTCATTCCTAATTGTTGACCAAAGAAGTACTCCTTCAGCAAAAGCCTTCTGGCAACACACTGGTCTTGGATTGTCATCACGTGAAGCTGCAATTGCCCTTGGGAGAGAGAGAATGCCCTCCGCTTCAGATGGGCATTACGCTCGAGGCAAACTTATTAAACGCTTAGCGAATATATATGATTGCGATAATAGCCTCATACGACTACATCGTTCAGGCATGGCTGCCTTAACGACTATTCTTTCAGCGATATATTGTATCAAAGGAGCTTCTTCGACACTTCAAATAGGCTTCCCATATGTTGACGTACTCAAGCTACCTCAGATTATTTTCCACGGGAGTGATCTCATTGTACAAACCAAATTAAGTCATATAAAAGAGGAGATCGAGAAAAAGAATCCAGCCGCGTTAATCATAGAAATACCAAGCAACCCTTTATTGCAATGTGTTGACCTCATCTCTATTTCAAAATTAGCTAAAGATAAAAATATCCCTGTCATTGTTGACGATACAATCGGATCATCTATAAATGTTCACCTAACTCCTTACGCAGATGTAATTTTTAGTTCTCTTACAAAAAGTTTTGCTGGAAGAGGAGATATTCTTGCTGGCAGCTCTGTTATTAGCCCATACTCTAAATGGAAAAAAGAATTAACTGAGATAATTCCTAAAGTTTCATTATCTACACTGTCTGATTCAGATGCTATTGAGTTGGAGTTAACTAGTAGAGACATAAAGGATCGTTTAAAAAGGTTAAATACTTCTTGCTTAAAGCTGAAAGAAAAATTAGAAACAAAAAAAGAAGTTTCAAAGGTTTTACATCCTCAACATTGTAAAAATTTTAATTCATTATTAAAGAAAGGAGGAGGTTTTGGATGTCTATTATCTTTTGAACTTAAAGGGGGGATTGAAGAATCAAAAAGAGTTTATGATTCATTAAGAGTAAACAAAGGACCAAGTTTAGGTACAAATTTTACATTGGTTTGTCCATATGTTCAGTTGGCTCACTTTAAAGAATTGAAATGGGCTGAAAGCTGTGGCGTCTCAGAACACTTATTAAGAGTGTCAGTAGGGCTAGAAAATGAAGATGAATTATGGTCAAGATTTAATTCAGTAATATAA